Proteins encoded in a region of the Elizabethkingia bruuniana genome:
- a CDS encoding PQQ-dependent sugar dehydrogenase, with amino-acid sequence MKAIILASVLSVTAGCQEKLHDTVAPGKSVETEAPNTNYKPAFEGQTRIQGITTSTPINVEEIAKGLSKPWGIIVLKDGRLLITEKTGTLRIIDRDNKLSQPITGLPEVNSNGQGGLLDIVADPEFEQNRMLYWVFSERKDGKNATVVAKGRLANDEKTVENAQVIYRAEPAYDGILHYGGRIIFDKDGNLFVSTGERSDMVTRPQAQQLNSALGKVLKITKDGKPAPGNPYLGQQNVRPEIYSYGHRNVQGLALHPETGDLWEGEFGPRGGDEINLIKPAKNYGWPIITYGIEYDGKTIGEGITQKEGMEQPVYYWDPVVSPSGMIFYSGNVIPEWKNNLLIGCLSGQHIVRLDIKNNKVVGEERLLGGKNERFRDLAQGLNGEIYAVTDSGKVFRISKK; translated from the coding sequence ATGAAAGCAATAATTTTAGCATCAGTATTGTCCGTTACGGCAGGATGCCAGGAAAAGCTACACGATACGGTGGCTCCTGGTAAAAGTGTGGAGACTGAAGCTCCCAATACAAATTATAAACCTGCCTTTGAAGGGCAAACAAGAATTCAGGGAATAACAACCTCCACACCTATTAATGTTGAAGAAATTGCAAAAGGTTTGTCAAAGCCTTGGGGTATAATTGTGCTAAAAGACGGCAGATTATTAATTACAGAAAAGACTGGAACATTACGAATTATTGACCGCGATAATAAATTGAGCCAGCCAATTACCGGCCTTCCGGAGGTTAACTCCAACGGCCAGGGAGGTTTGCTCGATATTGTAGCTGACCCTGAATTTGAGCAAAACAGAATGCTGTATTGGGTGTTTTCTGAGAGAAAAGACGGGAAAAATGCTACAGTTGTAGCTAAGGGAAGACTCGCCAATGATGAGAAAACAGTTGAAAATGCACAGGTCATTTACAGGGCAGAACCAGCTTATGATGGTATATTACATTATGGCGGCAGAATCATATTTGATAAAGACGGAAATTTATTTGTAAGTACCGGAGAACGTTCGGATATGGTAACACGCCCACAGGCTCAGCAGCTGAATTCAGCTTTAGGGAAAGTACTTAAAATCACCAAAGACGGGAAGCCTGCTCCCGGGAATCCATACCTGGGTCAGCAGAATGTGCGTCCCGAAATATATTCCTACGGGCACAGAAATGTACAGGGATTGGCCTTGCACCCGGAGACAGGAGATCTGTGGGAAGGAGAGTTTGGTCCGCGTGGAGGAGATGAGATTAATCTGATCAAACCTGCTAAAAATTATGGCTGGCCGATTATTACTTACGGAATAGAATATGACGGAAAAACCATAGGAGAAGGAATTACTCAAAAAGAAGGAATGGAACAACCTGTGTATTATTGGGATCCTGTAGTGTCACCAAGTGGAATGATTTTCTATTCCGGAAATGTTATTCCTGAGTGGAAAAATAACCTTTTAATTGGGTGTCTTAGCGGACAACATATTGTAAGATTAGATATAAAAAATAATAAAGTGGTTGGCGAGGAGCGACTTTTGGGAGGTAAAAATGAGCGTTTCAGAGACCTGGCACAAGGATTAAATGGTGAAATTTATGCTGTAACCGACTCTGGTAAGGTTTTCCGGATTTCGAAAAAATAA
- a CDS encoding thioredoxin family protein, translating to MNKMIRTLGVSLVLVSIVACGQKSKETKISEVKNTQTAVVDSAKIKEEAKKAAIAEKNALPKPYHPEENAEAKIAELTAQAKKENKNIMIQAGGNWCIWCLRFNNYVQTTPELKKLVDDNYIYYHLNYSPDNKNEKVFAKYGNPGDKYGYPVFIVLDKDGKQIHTQDSSVLEEGKGYSLDKVKKFFEDWKPKAM from the coding sequence ATGAATAAAATGATAAGAACATTAGGGGTTTCTTTAGTGCTGGTTTCGATTGTAGCCTGCGGACAAAAGAGTAAAGAAACAAAGATTTCTGAAGTAAAAAATACACAAACAGCAGTTGTTGATAGTGCGAAGATAAAGGAAGAAGCTAAAAAAGCAGCAATAGCTGAAAAGAATGCTTTGCCAAAACCTTATCATCCTGAAGAAAATGCAGAGGCTAAAATTGCAGAACTGACAGCGCAGGCTAAAAAAGAGAATAAAAATATAATGATACAAGCTGGTGGTAACTGGTGTATATGGTGTCTGCGTTTTAACAATTATGTACAGACAACACCTGAATTAAAGAAATTGGTAGATGATAATTATATCTATTATCACTTGAACTATTCTCCGGATAATAAAAATGAAAAGGTCTTTGCTAAATATGGTAATCCCGGAGATAAATACGGGTACCCGGTATTCATTGTTCTAGACAAAGACGGAAAACAAATTCATACTCAGGACAGTTCTGTTTTGGAAGAAGGCAAGGGATATAGTTTGGATAAAGTGAAGAAATTTTTTGAAGACTGGAAGCCTAAGGCAATGTAA
- a CDS encoding phosphoribosylformylglycinamidine synthase yields the protein MNYRIFVEKKGIFDVESPKIFDEIKEILPQIASVKVYNVYDIFGLEEKDLNKVANSTFVDPVTDILHLENPVQNIFLATEFLPGQYDQRADSAEQCISILTDAENATVRSGKIIEMEGVTEADLPKIKDLLINKVESREKDLSKLEIPTQAEPKAVPVYNGFISFDAEQLAVFYKEHGFAFGLDDLEFIQNYFKTEQRDPTETELKVLDTYWSDHCRHTTFETALTDIKFEDEFKETLESIFNDYLAKRKELNREHKPISLMDLGTVCAKYFKKTGNLENLVISDEINACTIEIEAEFDGKKEPWYLLFKNETHNHPTEIEPFGGASTCLGGAIRDPLSGRSFVYQAMRLSGAADVLEPVEKTLPGKLPQKTISKQAANGYSSYGNQIGLATTMVNEIYDEGYKAKRMEVGFVVGAVPTDWVRREKPQNGDFVIILGGATGRDGVGGATGSSKEQDETSIHTLSTEVQKGNAVEERKIQRLFRKPEVTKLIKKSNDFGAGGVSVAIGEIADSLEVNLDVLPLKYDGLNGTELAISESQERMAVVISPEDKDKFIGLCEAENIKAVHVATVTDSGRMQIFWKGDKIVDLSREFLDTNGCAKSQNIVVNHLRKVENKVQAFNEENFLAALKDKNVASQKGLLEMFDSSVGGTTVAMPLGGKHQLTPMEGSVQTLPIEEARDVETVSLASWGFDAETSVQNSLIGAAYAVVESVGKIVAMGGDYKNIRLSFQEYFEKLGDKADKWGKPFASLLGAYNAQINLGLAAIGGKDSMSGTYLDLNVPPTLISFACANGNKKDIISPEFKKAGNKLYFYEHKPLENGLPNYEELKNIYDFIYAEIKKGNIVSVKTVKDGGLAVALAKMSFGNHLGAEISADDKVLLEKNLASLVIESTGNIENILIKEIGAVNSSNTLNINGLEYSIDSLLEVWTGTFKKLFPTEERKAEVVTFDESLNGTNKSSIEIISHKIAKPKVFIPLFPGTNCEYETLNAFRKEGADVNSIPLINLNNDKLNESLDAWVNEIDSAQILTFAGGFSAGDEPDGSAKFIVNVLKNEKIRSAVHRLLERDGLVLGICNGFQALVKSGLLPYGEIRDLDETSPTLTFNAIGRHISQMVNVKVLNDDSPWLKGMKGQTFTVPISHGEGRFYASEEELENLYKNGQIATQYVDLDGNIAYGMPHNPNASLFGIEGITSKSGKIYGRMGHTERFANGLMKNIPDANYHNIFKNGVDYFKN from the coding sequence ATGAATTACAGAATTTTTGTTGAGAAAAAAGGAATCTTTGATGTTGAAAGTCCTAAAATCTTTGACGAAATAAAAGAGATACTTCCACAGATAGCATCTGTAAAAGTCTACAATGTTTATGACATCTTCGGACTGGAAGAAAAAGACCTGAATAAAGTTGCCAATAGTACGTTTGTAGATCCGGTAACCGATATTCTTCATTTAGAAAATCCGGTACAGAATATTTTTCTGGCTACCGAATTTTTGCCTGGCCAGTATGATCAGAGAGCTGACTCAGCGGAGCAGTGTATCTCTATCCTTACAGATGCAGAAAATGCAACTGTAAGAAGTGGTAAAATTATTGAAATGGAAGGTGTTACTGAAGCAGATCTGCCTAAGATTAAAGACCTTTTAATTAATAAAGTAGAATCCAGAGAAAAAGATCTCTCTAAATTGGAAATTCCTACACAGGCTGAGCCTAAAGCGGTTCCTGTTTATAATGGATTCATCAGCTTTGATGCTGAGCAGTTAGCAGTTTTCTATAAAGAACATGGGTTTGCTTTTGGCCTGGATGATCTGGAATTTATTCAGAACTACTTCAAAACAGAACAAAGAGATCCAACTGAAACGGAGCTTAAAGTTCTGGATACTTACTGGAGTGACCACTGTCGTCATACAACTTTCGAAACAGCACTCACAGATATTAAATTCGAAGATGAGTTTAAAGAAACATTAGAGAGTATTTTCAATGATTACTTAGCAAAAAGGAAAGAACTAAACCGCGAACATAAACCAATCTCTTTAATGGATTTAGGTACGGTTTGCGCTAAATATTTCAAGAAGACAGGGAATCTTGAAAATCTGGTTATTTCTGATGAGATCAATGCCTGTACAATAGAAATTGAAGCAGAATTTGATGGCAAAAAAGAACCATGGTATTTATTATTCAAAAACGAAACACATAATCACCCGACAGAGATCGAACCATTTGGTGGGGCATCTACTTGTTTAGGAGGTGCTATACGCGACCCTTTATCCGGACGTTCATTTGTTTACCAGGCAATGCGTCTTTCAGGTGCAGCCGATGTTTTGGAACCTGTAGAGAAAACTCTTCCAGGGAAACTTCCTCAAAAGACTATTTCTAAGCAGGCAGCAAATGGATACTCTTCTTATGGTAACCAGATTGGTTTAGCAACCACTATGGTTAACGAGATATATGATGAAGGCTATAAAGCCAAGAGAATGGAAGTTGGTTTTGTGGTTGGAGCGGTTCCTACAGATTGGGTACGCCGTGAGAAACCTCAGAACGGAGATTTCGTTATTATTTTAGGCGGAGCAACGGGACGTGATGGTGTTGGTGGAGCAACAGGTTCTTCTAAAGAACAAGATGAAACCAGTATCCACACCCTAAGTACTGAAGTACAGAAAGGTAACGCCGTAGAGGAGCGTAAAATTCAAAGATTGTTCAGAAAACCAGAAGTTACAAAACTGATTAAAAAGTCAAATGACTTTGGAGCAGGTGGTGTTTCTGTAGCAATTGGAGAGATTGCAGATTCATTAGAAGTTAATCTGGATGTTTTACCATTGAAATATGATGGTCTTAACGGGACTGAGTTAGCAATCTCCGAATCTCAGGAGAGAATGGCCGTTGTTATCTCACCAGAAGATAAAGATAAATTTATTGGACTTTGTGAAGCAGAGAACATAAAAGCTGTACACGTTGCTACTGTAACAGATAGTGGCAGAATGCAGATTTTCTGGAAAGGAGACAAGATTGTAGACCTTAGCAGAGAGTTTTTAGATACCAATGGCTGTGCAAAGTCTCAGAATATTGTGGTTAACCACCTGAGAAAAGTTGAAAACAAAGTACAGGCGTTTAATGAAGAAAACTTCCTAGCAGCTTTAAAAGATAAAAATGTAGCTTCACAAAAAGGATTATTGGAAATGTTTGATTCTTCGGTAGGTGGTACTACTGTAGCTATGCCATTGGGAGGTAAGCATCAGTTAACTCCAATGGAAGGTAGTGTACAGACATTACCAATTGAGGAAGCAAGGGATGTGGAAACGGTATCTTTAGCTTCATGGGGCTTTGATGCTGAAACCTCAGTACAGAATTCCCTGATCGGAGCAGCTTATGCTGTTGTAGAATCTGTAGGGAAGATTGTAGCAATGGGAGGTGATTATAAAAATATCAGATTAAGCTTCCAGGAATACTTCGAAAAACTAGGAGATAAAGCAGACAAATGGGGAAAACCATTTGCTTCACTTTTAGGAGCTTACAATGCTCAGATCAATTTAGGTTTGGCAGCTATCGGAGGTAAAGACAGTATGTCCGGAACTTATCTGGATCTGAATGTTCCGCCAACTCTTATTTCTTTTGCTTGTGCAAACGGAAATAAGAAAGACATTATTTCTCCTGAATTTAAGAAAGCCGGAAATAAGCTTTATTTCTACGAGCATAAGCCATTAGAAAATGGTCTGCCAAACTATGAAGAATTAAAGAATATTTACGACTTCATTTATGCAGAGATTAAGAAAGGAAACATCGTTTCTGTTAAGACAGTTAAAGACGGAGGTCTGGCAGTTGCTTTAGCAAAAATGAGTTTTGGTAACCATTTAGGTGCTGAAATTTCTGCAGATGATAAAGTTCTTTTAGAGAAAAATCTGGCAAGCCTTGTTATAGAGTCTACAGGGAATATAGAAAATATATTGATTAAAGAAATTGGAGCGGTTAATTCTTCGAACACTTTAAATATAAATGGTTTAGAGTATTCTATTGATAGTTTACTTGAAGTATGGACAGGGACTTTCAAAAAACTTTTCCCTACTGAAGAAAGAAAGGCTGAAGTTGTTACTTTCGATGAAAGTCTGAACGGAACTAATAAATCTTCAATTGAAATTATTTCTCATAAAATAGCAAAGCCAAAAGTGTTTATTCCACTATTCCCAGGAACAAACTGTGAATATGAAACACTGAATGCTTTCAGAAAAGAAGGAGCAGATGTAAACAGTATTCCGCTGATTAATCTGAATAATGATAAACTGAATGAAAGTCTTGATGCATGGGTTAACGAAATTGACTCTGCTCAGATCTTAACCTTCGCCGGAGGTTTCAGTGCTGGTGATGAGCCGGACGGTTCTGCGAAGTTTATTGTAAACGTTCTGAAAAATGAAAAAATAAGGTCTGCAGTACACAGATTGTTGGAAAGAGATGGTCTTGTATTGGGAATCTGTAATGGCTTCCAGGCTTTAGTAAAATCAGGACTTCTGCCTTATGGTGAGATCAGAGATTTGGATGAAACGTCTCCAACATTAACTTTCAATGCTATCGGAAGACACATTTCTCAGATGGTTAATGTAAAAGTACTGAATGATGATAGTCCTTGGCTAAAAGGAATGAAAGGTCAAACCTTTACTGTTCCGATTTCGCATGGTGAGGGAAGATTTTATGCATCTGAAGAAGAGCTAGAAAATCTATATAAAAACGGTCAGATCGCAACACAATATGTAGATCTGGATGGAAATATTGCTTATGGAATGCCGCATAATCCAAATGCTTCACTTTTCGGTATAGAAGGTATTACGAGTAAGTCCGGAAAAATATATGGTAGAATGGGACATACAGAGCGTTTTGCAAACGGTCTTATGAAGAACATCCCGGATGCTAATTACCATAACATATTTAAAAACGGAGTTGATTATTTTAAAAATTAA
- a CDS encoding lysophospholipid acyltransferase family protein, whose product MFNSIFLNKLLFQIILLFSRLPLWFLYGLSDILYYANRYVVGYRRNVVTENLKNSFPEKSDKEIAQIRRQFFRNFFDYIFEMLKAFTISETELRVRMQHLNLDVFQECYDEKKDIIFLAGHVFNWEWINALATVIPQKSCHPVYRKVQSTFWEEKIKFVRNRFGNKALETKEVIRSILQDKDNGNSAYMFVADQTPHVKEIHYGLEFLNQKTPAFIGYDKLSTKKDLAFIYCDMKKVKRGFYQVNYYRIYPDGEKFVQYEVVNKFHKLLENTIRKRPDNWLWSHRRWKYKDALK is encoded by the coding sequence TTGTTTAATTCTATTTTTTTGAACAAACTCTTATTTCAGATTATCTTATTATTTTCCCGATTACCACTGTGGTTTTTATATGGTCTTTCGGATATACTATATTATGCCAACCGTTATGTAGTAGGCTATAGAAGAAACGTCGTTACTGAAAATCTAAAGAACTCTTTCCCTGAGAAAAGCGATAAGGAAATTGCGCAGATTCGGAGACAGTTCTTCCGTAATTTTTTCGATTATATATTCGAAATGCTAAAAGCTTTTACCATTAGTGAGACAGAATTGAGGGTAAGAATGCAGCACCTTAATCTGGATGTATTTCAGGAATGTTACGACGAAAAGAAAGATATTATATTTCTTGCCGGCCATGTATTCAACTGGGAATGGATCAATGCACTGGCTACGGTTATCCCTCAGAAGTCATGCCACCCTGTATACAGGAAAGTACAAAGTACATTTTGGGAAGAAAAGATAAAATTTGTAAGAAACCGTTTCGGAAATAAAGCTTTGGAAACCAAAGAAGTTATACGAAGCATCTTACAGGATAAGGACAACGGAAATTCGGCCTATATGTTTGTTGCCGATCAAACACCTCATGTTAAAGAAATACATTACGGTCTTGAATTTTTGAATCAGAAAACACCTGCCTTCATAGGATATGATAAGCTGTCTACCAAAAAAGACCTTGCTTTTATCTACTGTGATATGAAAAAGGTAAAAAGAGGATTTTATCAGGTTAACTACTACAGAATATATCCGGATGGTGAAAAGTTTGTACAATATGAAGTTGTAAATAAGTTTCATAAACTACTGGAAAACACGATAAGAAAAAGGCCTGATAACTGGCTTTGGTCGCATAGAAGATGGAAATACAAAGATGCACTGAAATGA
- the purC gene encoding phosphoribosylaminoimidazolesuccinocarboxamide synthase encodes MSQKKEMLYEGKAKQVFATENPAEVVVRYKDDATAFNNQKKGQVDKKGELNNEISTLIFEYLNDKGIPTHFISKLNDREQLVKKVDIIPLEVIVRNYVAGSMAQRLGLEEGMKSPVTIFDICYKKDELGDPLINDHHAVCLGAATYDELKEMYALTGQINELLGELFDKMNIILVDFKIELGKTMDGKIVLADEISPDTCRLWDKDTMKKLDKDRFRRDLGEVTEAYEEIYNRLKTALNK; translated from the coding sequence ATGAGTCAGAAGAAAGAAATGCTTTATGAAGGAAAAGCAAAGCAGGTTTTTGCAACTGAAAACCCTGCAGAAGTTGTAGTACGTTACAAAGACGATGCAACTGCTTTTAATAACCAGAAAAAAGGTCAGGTGGATAAGAAAGGAGAGTTGAATAACGAGATTTCGACTCTTATCTTCGAATATTTAAATGATAAAGGTATTCCAACCCATTTCATAAGCAAACTTAACGACCGTGAGCAGCTGGTTAAGAAAGTAGATATTATTCCGTTAGAAGTAATCGTAAGAAACTATGTTGCTGGTAGTATGGCACAGCGTTTAGGATTAGAAGAAGGAATGAAATCTCCGGTAACAATCTTCGATATCTGCTATAAGAAAGACGAATTAGGAGATCCGTTAATCAATGATCACCATGCTGTTTGCTTAGGTGCTGCTACTTATGACGAGCTGAAAGAAATGTATGCTCTTACAGGACAGATTAACGAACTTCTTGGAGAATTGTTTGACAAAATGAATATTATCCTTGTTGACTTTAAAATTGAGTTAGGTAAAACAATGGATGGTAAGATTGTCTTGGCAGACGAAATAAGCCCGGATACTTGCAGACTTTGGGATAAAGATACTATGAAAAAACTGGATAAAGACCGTTTCAGAAGAGACTTGGGTGAAGTTACCGAAGCTTACGAAGAAATCTACAACCGTCTGAAAACAGCTTTGAATAAATAA
- a CDS encoding phosphatase PAP2 family protein, translated as MRIKLLGVCTLMSLGVQCYGQEQDSIKKEEPAVKVQQVILKNGEVREYPRPKWHEPITNLPKDFMTTNRSFIENGNAWYLGGAVAATALLVPFDQQIVDGSRKLADNLGMSPENKYAKFGPIPKSVGAGLYMIGNGTTVLLLGAGFLTYGLMKNDYRAYATASGLLESLALSGIYVQVLKRSTGRESPFIARENGNSGGAWNPFPSFSAYGKNTPHYDAMPSGHLATIMAGFTVITTNYPDVKWLKPVGYTLIGGLCFQMMQSEVHWASDYPLALLIGYFSGRSIARRHFKKVKSGEDGKPQYSLDVIGGNAYGINTIGVKMSF; from the coding sequence ATGAGAATAAAATTATTGGGGGTTTGTACGTTGATGTCTTTAGGAGTTCAGTGTTATGGACAAGAGCAGGATAGTATAAAGAAAGAGGAGCCGGCAGTTAAAGTACAGCAGGTAATCCTTAAAAATGGTGAGGTTAGAGAATATCCAAGACCTAAATGGCATGAGCCAATTACAAATCTTCCAAAAGATTTTATGACCACTAATCGTAGTTTTATTGAGAATGGAAATGCATGGTATCTGGGAGGTGCAGTAGCCGCTACAGCATTACTGGTTCCGTTCGATCAGCAGATTGTAGATGGCAGCCGAAAACTGGCAGATAATCTGGGAATGAGTCCGGAAAACAAATATGCTAAGTTCGGGCCTATTCCGAAAAGTGTAGGAGCAGGGCTTTACATGATTGGTAACGGGACAACGGTATTATTACTGGGAGCAGGTTTCCTTACCTATGGACTAATGAAGAATGATTATCGTGCTTATGCCACTGCTAGTGGATTATTGGAAAGCTTGGCATTAAGCGGAATTTATGTTCAGGTGCTGAAGAGGTCTACAGGTAGAGAAAGCCCGTTTATCGCAAGAGAAAACGGAAATTCCGGAGGTGCATGGAATCCTTTCCCTAGTTTTAGTGCTTATGGAAAGAATACCCCTCATTACGATGCAATGCCCTCAGGACATTTAGCTACGATTATGGCAGGTTTTACAGTCATTACAACAAACTATCCGGATGTTAAATGGTTAAAACCGGTAGGGTATACTCTAATAGGAGGTCTTTGTTTTCAGATGATGCAGAGTGAAGTACATTGGGCTTCAGATTACCCGCTGGCACTTTTAATCGGATACTTTTCCGGAAGGTCCATTGCCCGCAGACACTTTAAGAAAGTAAAAAGTGGCGAAGATGGGAAACCTCAGTATTCTCTTGATGTTATCGGAGGGAATGCATATGGAATTAACACTATTGGTGTTAAAATGAGTTTTTAA
- the purB gene encoding adenylosuccinate lyase has product MNTYKNPLEERYSSAEMLFNFSHDNKFQNWRKLWIALAEIEKNLGLEITDEQIAELKANETNIDYTKAAEYEKKFRHDVMAHVHAYGDVAPSAKGIIHLGATSAFVGDNTDLIQMRDGLIILRQKLVNVVKGLSDFAIKYKDVPTLGFTHFQPAQLTTVGKRATLWLQSLILDFEELEFFLETLRFRGVKGTTGTAASFLELFNGDYEKVKTLDKELSKRFGFDKVFGVSGQTYDRKIDAKVVSLLSNIAQSAHKFTNDLRLLQNLKEVEEPFEKDQIGSSAMAYKRNPMRSERIGALAKYVMSLSSSSAMVAATQWFERTLDDSANKRLTIPQAFLAIDAILLIWNNILNGMVVYENRINKHIMEELPFMATEYIIMEEVKAGGDRQEIHEIIRQHSMEASKKVKMEGKENDLIERIMNDDRLRLDKSKLAEVLDPKNFIGFAPIQTSEFIQNEAQPILDKYSDLIGLEAELKV; this is encoded by the coding sequence ATGAATACCTACAAGAACCCGCTGGAAGAACGTTATTCTAGTGCGGAAATGCTCTTTAATTTTTCCCATGATAACAAATTTCAGAACTGGAGAAAGCTTTGGATAGCCCTTGCAGAAATTGAAAAAAATCTTGGTCTGGAAATTACCGATGAGCAGATCGCAGAGCTAAAAGCAAATGAAACCAATATCGATTACACCAAAGCAGCAGAGTACGAAAAGAAATTTCGTCATGATGTAATGGCCCACGTTCATGCATATGGAGATGTGGCGCCTTCTGCAAAAGGTATTATTCATTTAGGAGCAACTTCAGCGTTTGTAGGAGATAATACCGATCTTATTCAGATGCGTGATGGTTTAATCATCCTTCGTCAGAAATTGGTAAACGTAGTAAAAGGACTTTCGGACTTTGCTATCAAATACAAAGATGTACCAACTTTAGGATTTACACATTTCCAGCCTGCACAGTTAACAACAGTAGGGAAGAGAGCTACACTTTGGCTTCAGAGTTTAATTCTTGATTTTGAAGAATTAGAATTCTTTTTAGAAACACTTCGTTTCCGTGGTGTAAAAGGAACAACAGGTACAGCGGCAAGCTTCCTGGAACTTTTCAACGGAGATTATGAAAAAGTAAAAACGCTGGATAAAGAATTGTCCAAACGTTTTGGTTTTGACAAAGTTTTCGGAGTTTCCGGACAAACATATGACAGAAAAATAGATGCTAAAGTAGTTTCTCTATTATCTAACATTGCTCAGTCAGCACATAAATTTACAAACGACCTTAGATTATTGCAGAACCTTAAAGAGGTAGAGGAACCATTTGAAAAAGATCAGATTGGCTCTTCAGCGATGGCTTACAAGAGAAATCCAATGCGTTCTGAAAGAATCGGAGCACTGGCGAAGTATGTAATGTCATTAAGCAGCAGCTCTGCGATGGTTGCAGCAACTCAATGGTTTGAAAGAACATTGGATGACTCTGCAAATAAGAGATTAACAATTCCACAGGCGTTTTTAGCTATTGATGCGATTTTGCTTATCTGGAATAATATTCTTAATGGTATGGTAGTATACGAAAACCGTATCAACAAACATATTATGGAAGAACTTCCTTTCATGGCTACTGAATACATTATTATGGAAGAAGTAAAAGCCGGAGGAGACAGACAGGAAATCCATGAGATTATCCGTCAGCATTCCATGGAAGCTTCCAAGAAAGTGAAGATGGAAGGTAAGGAAAATGATCTGATTGAACGGATTATGAATGACGACAGGCTAAGGCTTGATAAGTCAAAACTGGCAGAAGTGTTAGATCCGAAGAACTTCATCGGATTCGCTCCGATCCAGACTTCTGAATTCATCCAGAACGAAGCACAGCCTATCCTGGATAAATACTCCGACCTTATCGGTTTAGAAGCTGAACTTAAAGTTTAA